In Synechococcus sp. PCC 6312, one genomic interval encodes:
- a CDS encoding BREX protein BrxB domain-containing protein — translation MSSLKDSIAPLESDFKSDPPRINVYHDLPFAIFRYNPTDEWELRREIKLLATRLEAFGKTVHTISMSELFWTAMERVNQKDEDEGLDAIFSLEKDRGYVEAQQQVTTYLSNKVWIPLWDLLAEQLTPINPDNSVVFLTRIAVMSPGIFHMSTLLDKMHGKTRVPTILFYPGSIDGTTGLRFMELKDHDALGNYRVKIYG, via the coding sequence ATGTCCTCGCTCAAAGATAGCATTGCTCCTCTCGAAAGCGACTTTAAGTCTGATCCCCCGCGTATCAATGTTTACCATGATCTCCCATTTGCGATCTTTAGATACAACCCAACCGACGAATGGGAGCTTCGTCGGGAAATTAAGTTGCTAGCCACTCGCCTTGAAGCATTTGGCAAGACAGTCCACACAATCTCGATGTCTGAATTGTTCTGGACTGCGATGGAAAGGGTTAATCAGAAAGATGAAGACGAGGGTTTGGATGCGATCTTCAGCTTAGAAAAAGATCGGGGATACGTTGAGGCTCAACAGCAGGTCACAACATACCTCTCAAACAAAGTCTGGATACCGCTCTGGGACTTATTGGCTGAACAGCTTACACCCATCAACCCTGATAACTCTGTGGTCTTTCTCACTCGCATTGCAGTCATGTCCCCAGGTATTTTCCATATGTCAACGCTGCTCGATAAAATGCATGGCAAGACCAGAGTTCCAACCATCCTGTTCTACCCTGGCTCCATTGACGGCACAACGGGGCTTCGGTTTATGGAACTGAAAGATCATGATGCATTAGGTAACTACCGGGTAAAAATATACGGCTGA
- the brxC gene encoding BREX system P-loop protein BrxC yields the protein MKTIGDLLTRDLTRKIEEIIQVDQADEQSVYAEISEYVATDSIREQYHDLLKAMAEAPSEPHESIGVWISGFFGSGKSSFAKNLGYALQNRSVMSRSFADFFKQQIDDNRISDLLDLINVKTPTEVILFEVAKEVDTRKVTQRIAELIYTVLLRELSYAEDFDVAELEIELEAEGKLDQFIEICKLELKKDWETVRAGAQKISRASLILHNLDPKTYPSADSWAHSQRNRDASISVSKVVERTFDLWGRRRPGKGLVFIIDEVGQHVARSGDKIEDLRATIEEFGKASKNLLKARKITAPCWIVVTSQEKLDEVVAAIDSKRVELAKLQDRFRYRVDLAPSDIREVATKRVLAKKAEAETPLKELFKKNEGQLNTALRLERTTRRTDISESDFIHFYPYPPHYIDLCIGIMSGIRLQPGAPRHYGGSNRTIIKQAYEMLVSERTAFANKLIGAMVTLDKVFELVEGNLSNEKRTDIHQIAERFKNEPEDHGWALRVSKAICLLEFIRDLPRTEANLAAVLVDEVGKATPLAEVKAAVQRLEAAKFIRNTEEGWKLQTAQEKNWTNERSGYLDPKPRERNELTRAALQQIFNEPDFKTYRYQNRSFRIGISIDGSSIGDEGELLLSLCVSDDADELTNRIEQIRTESQQKLHENDLYWLFCLTPEIDDLVAQLHASRKMVDKYNQLSAQQKISPDEATCLQDEKNSKVIYENRLRDKLTQGMERGTGMFRGVQNDASALGKSLGEILKKLFGQIVPDLYPKLQMGSSSLKGDEAEQILKTADLKVLPKVFYEGEQGLALVVKDGAKLVIHTNAEVSKEVLDYLKSEHSYGNKDTRMGKALEKRFGGTPYGWERDMLRLVLATLFRAGEIEVTYQGNRYHNYQDPTSRTPFTNNPAFRTSLFSPRQSVGLKTLTQAVQKLEDLTGEEVDVEEGAIATAFKKVAADELEKLHPLKATAQAHQLPILTMLSEYQQTLVGIQSSTSDDCVRILTENGEDFGETRDKVRKLRESFGTETIDLLRQARQATEQVWQSLLTYAPSPELETTVAELKTLLTSEQFIDSWDEIAASTEMVLDAYRTTYCELFERRKKSYESAIDEIQNRSEWAPLKVNNPGMASSLLSQMQARVGSDEDKEAVEQGHSLGKASLSQMESDLAAVDGLKSSVLVKLQELSIGSDKKAPVRKVRVSEFFNRPIQTQDDLKTAIKLIEETLQKCIDEGAIIILE from the coding sequence ATGAAAACCATTGGCGACCTGCTGACTCGCGACCTCACCCGTAAGATCGAGGAAATCATTCAAGTCGATCAGGCGGATGAGCAATCCGTTTACGCTGAAATCTCTGAGTATGTCGCCACTGATAGTATTCGTGAGCAATACCACGACTTACTCAAAGCTATGGCGGAGGCTCCGTCTGAACCACACGAAAGTATTGGCGTTTGGATATCTGGCTTCTTTGGTTCTGGTAAGAGTTCATTCGCTAAAAACCTAGGCTATGCTCTGCAAAACCGTAGTGTTATGAGTCGGAGCTTTGCTGATTTCTTTAAACAGCAGATTGACGACAATCGAATAAGCGACCTTCTTGATCTCATCAACGTTAAGACACCCACTGAAGTCATTTTGTTTGAGGTAGCGAAAGAGGTTGATACGCGCAAGGTCACACAGCGGATTGCCGAGTTGATTTACACAGTTCTACTGCGAGAGCTTAGCTACGCGGAAGATTTCGATGTAGCTGAATTGGAAATAGAGCTTGAGGCTGAGGGAAAGCTTGATCAATTCATTGAAATTTGCAAGTTGGAATTGAAAAAGGACTGGGAAACAGTGCGTGCCGGTGCACAGAAAATTTCTCGTGCTAGTTTAATCTTGCACAATCTTGACCCGAAGACATATCCTTCGGCCGACTCTTGGGCACACTCTCAACGTAATCGGGATGCTTCAATCTCTGTCAGCAAGGTTGTGGAGCGAACCTTCGATCTGTGGGGACGTCGTCGCCCTGGGAAGGGACTGGTATTCATCATTGACGAAGTGGGTCAGCACGTTGCCCGTAGCGGCGACAAGATCGAAGACCTCCGGGCAACCATCGAAGAGTTCGGCAAGGCTAGCAAGAACTTGCTCAAGGCCCGCAAGATCACGGCTCCTTGCTGGATCGTTGTCACATCTCAAGAAAAGCTCGATGAAGTCGTTGCTGCCATCGACTCCAAACGGGTCGAATTGGCCAAGCTGCAAGATCGTTTCCGTTACCGGGTAGACCTCGCGCCGTCTGACATTCGGGAAGTTGCTACCAAGCGTGTGTTGGCCAAGAAGGCAGAAGCCGAAACCCCACTCAAGGAGTTGTTCAAGAAGAATGAAGGCCAGCTAAACACTGCATTGCGGTTGGAACGTACCACCCGCCGTACCGACATCAGCGAGAGCGACTTCATTCACTTCTATCCCTATCCGCCGCACTACATCGACCTGTGCATTGGCATCATGTCGGGCATACGGCTTCAACCAGGTGCGCCTCGTCATTACGGGGGCAGCAACCGCACCATCATCAAGCAGGCTTATGAGATGCTTGTTTCGGAACGCACAGCTTTTGCCAATAAGCTCATTGGGGCAATGGTGACGCTGGATAAAGTATTCGAACTGGTAGAAGGCAACCTCTCAAACGAGAAACGCACCGACATCCATCAGATTGCTGAACGATTCAAGAATGAGCCTGAAGACCATGGCTGGGCGCTCCGGGTTTCCAAGGCGATCTGCTTGTTGGAGTTCATTCGCGATCTCCCACGCACCGAAGCTAATCTCGCCGCCGTGCTGGTGGATGAAGTCGGTAAGGCTACGCCACTCGCTGAGGTTAAAGCTGCGGTACAACGGTTGGAAGCCGCCAAGTTTATTCGCAATACCGAAGAAGGCTGGAAGCTTCAAACAGCCCAAGAAAAGAACTGGACAAACGAACGCAGCGGTTACCTTGATCCCAAGCCCCGAGAACGGAACGAACTCACCCGTGCCGCCCTTCAGCAAATCTTCAATGAGCCAGATTTTAAGACCTACCGCTACCAGAACCGCTCTTTTCGCATTGGTATCAGTATTGATGGCAGTAGCATCGGAGATGAAGGGGAATTGCTGCTGAGCTTATGTGTTTCCGACGATGCCGACGAACTCACCAATCGCATTGAGCAGATTCGTACCGAAAGCCAGCAGAAGTTACACGAGAACGATTTGTACTGGCTGTTTTGCCTCACACCTGAAATTGATGATCTGGTTGCCCAGCTTCATGCATCACGAAAGATGGTAGACAAGTACAACCAGTTGAGTGCTCAACAAAAGATCAGCCCCGATGAGGCAACCTGCCTGCAAGATGAAAAGAACTCTAAGGTCATCTACGAAAACCGCCTGCGAGACAAGCTTACTCAGGGCATGGAGCGAGGCACTGGCATGTTCCGAGGCGTACAGAATGATGCATCAGCATTGGGCAAATCACTAGGTGAAATCCTTAAGAAGCTCTTTGGGCAGATTGTGCCGGATTTATATCCCAAGCTACAAATGGGTTCTTCCTCACTCAAGGGCGATGAAGCTGAACAAATCCTCAAGACTGCTGATCTAAAGGTGCTACCTAAGGTCTTCTACGAAGGAGAACAGGGGCTGGCTCTGGTGGTGAAGGATGGGGCTAAACTTGTCATCCACACCAATGCCGAAGTGTCCAAAGAAGTACTGGACTACCTCAAGAGCGAACATAGCTACGGCAACAAAGACACGCGCATGGGCAAGGCCCTGGAAAAACGCTTTGGCGGCACGCCTTATGGTTGGGAACGTGACATGCTGCGGTTGGTCCTCGCCACGCTGTTCCGAGCAGGCGAAATTGAAGTCACTTACCAAGGCAACCGCTACCACAATTACCAAGACCCAACTTCTCGCACACCTTTTACTAACAACCCGGCATTCCGCACCTCGCTATTTTCGCCTCGGCAATCGGTTGGTCTAAAGACACTCACACAAGCCGTCCAAAAACTAGAAGACCTAACTGGGGAAGAAGTTGATGTCGAAGAAGGAGCCATCGCCACGGCGTTTAAGAAGGTTGCTGCCGATGAGCTTGAAAAGCTCCACCCGCTCAAGGCTACTGCCCAGGCTCATCAGTTGCCGATACTAACAATGCTCTCCGAGTACCAGCAAACCTTAGTGGGCATTCAGTCTTCGACATCCGACGATTGTGTTCGCATCCTTACCGAAAATGGAGAAGATTTTGGAGAAACACGGGACAAAGTTCGCAAGTTGCGAGAATCGTTTGGTACTGAGACTATTGACCTTCTTCGACAAGCTCGACAAGCCACTGAACAAGTCTGGCAGTCCTTATTGACTTACGCTCCTTCCCCGGAACTGGAAACTACGGTTGCAGAACTAAAAACGCTGCTGACCTCTGAGCAGTTTATCGACTCATGGGATGAGATCGCAGCCAGTACAGAAATGGTGTTGGATGCCTATCGCACCACCTATTGCGAACTATTTGAGCGCCGCAAAAAATCCTACGAATCAGCCATTGACGAGATTCAGAACCGATCCGAATGGGCTCCCCTAAAAGTTAATAACCCCGGTATGGCCTCGTCGCTCCTGTCGCAGATGCAAGCACGGGTGGGCTCCGATGAGGACAAAGAAGCCGTCGAGCAAGGGCATTCACTTGGTAAAGCCAGCCTGTCCCAAATGGAGTCAGACCTCGCCGCTGTTGATGGGTTGAAATCATCGGTACTAGTCAAGTTGCAGGAACTCTCCATTGGCAGCGATAAGAAAGCCCCCGTGCGAAAGGTGCGGGTATCGGAATTCTTTAATCGGCCCATTCAGACTCAGGATGATCTGAAAACAGCAATAAAACTAATTGAAGAAACACTTCAAAAGTGCATCGACGAAGGTGCCATCATCATTTTGGAGTGA
- a CDS encoding HEPN domain-containing protein: MLSPRQIFEDNIRPADLLLKVYRLLEHDAPNTEEGMVRTLRDLVHAEHDEGLMVIYNEVFLGLIRERAEVPPASIKRSALCNLLRQSVVTASTALETYLPILLRDNLPEVIRLRGKDFVPKNDEEIKNQFKSLTFDLGDAVRILADPDPLFVANKMIRSLNFSYLSGKRGIHVTGALLALDNPWRLIAMQLGRDESEIKKFLDSTVKRRNDIVHRADRSQDDPSGCAQEIRYPWAKQAVETIRVVCLALDDLVTSRLKELQSQAAVVPQGVN, from the coding sequence ATGCTCAGTCCTCGTCAAATCTTTGAAGACAACATCCGTCCAGCGGACTTACTACTAAAGGTCTATCGGTTGCTGGAACACGATGCACCTAACACCGAGGAAGGGATGGTTCGGACACTCCGTGATCTGGTCCATGCTGAACATGATGAAGGACTGATGGTTATCTACAACGAAGTCTTTTTGGGGCTGATTCGGGAACGGGCTGAAGTTCCACCAGCTTCTATCAAGCGAAGTGCTTTATGCAACCTGCTGCGTCAATCAGTGGTCACAGCAAGCACTGCCTTGGAGACGTACTTGCCGATCCTCTTGCGGGACAATCTGCCGGAGGTAATTCGGTTACGGGGCAAGGATTTCGTGCCCAAGAATGATGAAGAAATCAAGAATCAATTCAAGAGCCTCACGTTCGATCTGGGTGATGCGGTTCGGATACTAGCAGACCCAGACCCACTGTTCGTTGCTAACAAGATGATTAGGAGCCTCAACTTCTCCTACCTCAGTGGCAAGCGGGGTATTCACGTCACGGGAGCGTTGTTAGCCCTCGACAACCCCTGGAGATTAATCGCCATGCAACTAGGTCGCGATGAGAGCGAAATCAAGAAGTTCCTTGACTCCACGGTAAAACGCCGGAACGACATCGTACATCGGGCTGACCGCTCACAGGATGATCCCAGTGGCTGTGCCCAAGAAATCAGGTATCCGTGGGCCAAGCAAGCAGTTGAAACGATTCGGGTTGTGTGTCTTGCGCTCGATGATTTAGTGACGAGTCGACTTAAGGAGCTTCAATCTCAAGCAGCGGTGGTGCCGCAGGGAGTGAACTGA
- the pglX gene encoding BREX-1 system adenine-specific DNA-methyltransferase PglX has product MDQEIRNKLRNVVTKCRKLLEDSISQELEGKYNIFARKEKVTADPDAPMNHLMEEDRAARRDILDHFAHIKARGFKPKDALDQLIREIAFTHLNRLCAYKMMEAREVYVGGQKFREAVSRGVNSNGVKFYLAEHEEDERLFNTGHQDIAYRHFLDWLGGALSEEIGVLFNPNDPANRLYPRQKTLDEVLDLLNGGGIKTEETELREQWPQIWSQDETIGWVYQYFTPKELRDKARKESQAPRNSYELAFRNQFFTPRYVVEFLTDNTLGRIWYEMRKGDTTIKDQCRYMVRRPTEIFLKEGEQSPNNAAEGKDDLSQEELLKLPVHIPHRPKKDPRELKILDPACGSGHFLLYCFDLLLTIYEEAYSDPDLGPALKKDYPTLDALKRDVPRLILAYNLHGIDIDLRASQIAALALWLRCQRAYQEMGLKKDRPKITRSNFVCAEPMPGEEPMRKEFVDQLEPKVLGQVVEVVFDKMKLAGEAGSLLKIEEEIRDAVAAAKKQYVRETTQATDRKGQPLLFTQVAMDRITGKPDQPSLFDLSDITDNQFFEQAEGRVIEALRFYAEKAQNGQRLQRRLFTEDAVRGFSFVDLCRNRYDVVLMNPPFGECSQLTASILASYYPDWNTNLLCAFVARAWAITCGNGSVGVIYDRTAAIKSTYEDFRRCSLLPDNRLLAVADLGWGVLDANVEVTTAVLHRSTSDPSCFVDARAVGVEEKGGFIEQSLKSASDVPTSTWVRPKTFLHLPNAVLAYDFPEYLRRAFTAYSSLEKSGITAAQGHALKSEVHYRAFWEVSPLEPIGPNRRWIGAFKGGDYSPFFLKTHHIALYGRDGSLVPKSTANVLRNKSLHTLPGIAYGKRGEYLDSQVLLAGQIFTHEGHAFPNLGRHVAWAALCLMNSRLFQHGVNCYCGQHKHSGYVNLFPFAPALLKSGDELSHLAKRIYSLKEMWARGDETHFLFVAPHVMLCERTDSFAKSVNSIFNQLEAWDTEIQAADARIEEIVSDAYKVTDSDVRELVARTANRPVDRTAYDTSIRSLKEMGMRLSLEMTSYCVGIVYGRWDVRFAIGSKVACVPEPFGELPQHPLATLLEVNEVGTGGDYPIAVCTSGILVDDPESDNDIVTAIQRCLDVLFDKGSENALEEMTQRLGTDSLRDYLRKAPTGGFWQAHVDTYSQSSRKAPIYWLLQSSKKNYAIWLYYHRLDKDLLFKALVNYVEPKIRLETSRLESLQSQKAAAGDSGKEAKRLAKEVEKQEDFLSELQDFEDKLRRAANLHLEPDLNDGVVLNIAPLHELVPWKEAKKYWDELMAGKYEWSSIGKQLREKGLVEG; this is encoded by the coding sequence ATGGATCAGGAGATTCGCAATAAGCTTCGTAATGTTGTAACGAAGTGCCGAAAGCTGCTCGAAGACTCCATTTCACAGGAGCTTGAGGGTAAGTACAACATCTTCGCTAGGAAGGAGAAGGTGACTGCCGACCCAGATGCTCCCATGAATCACTTGATGGAAGAGGATCGGGCGGCGCGCAGGGATATTCTCGATCACTTTGCCCACATTAAGGCCCGTGGGTTTAAGCCCAAAGATGCCCTTGACCAGTTGATTCGGGAAATTGCCTTCACGCATCTCAATCGGCTTTGTGCCTACAAGATGATGGAGGCGCGTGAGGTCTACGTTGGTGGACAGAAATTTCGGGAAGCGGTCAGTCGGGGGGTGAACTCTAATGGTGTGAAGTTCTATCTGGCCGAGCATGAGGAGGACGAACGACTCTTTAACACCGGCCATCAAGATATTGCTTATCGGCACTTCTTGGACTGGCTGGGTGGGGCACTATCCGAAGAGATCGGTGTGTTGTTCAATCCCAACGATCCGGCCAATCGCCTCTACCCTCGGCAGAAGACGCTCGATGAAGTTCTCGATTTGCTCAACGGCGGCGGGATCAAGACCGAGGAAACAGAACTCCGGGAGCAATGGCCACAGATTTGGTCGCAGGACGAAACTATTGGCTGGGTCTACCAGTATTTCACGCCTAAAGAACTCCGGGACAAGGCTCGTAAGGAAAGTCAAGCTCCCCGTAACTCCTACGAACTGGCCTTTCGCAACCAGTTCTTCACGCCTCGCTATGTGGTCGAGTTCCTCACCGACAACACACTGGGCCGCATTTGGTATGAAATGCGGAAGGGAGACACCACGATTAAAGACCAGTGCCGGTATATGGTTCGCCGCCCTACCGAAATTTTTCTGAAGGAAGGCGAGCAGTCGCCCAATAATGCAGCCGAAGGAAAGGATGATCTTTCCCAGGAAGAACTGCTCAAGCTTCCAGTTCACATTCCGCACCGCCCGAAGAAAGACCCACGGGAACTCAAGATTCTCGACCCAGCCTGTGGTAGTGGTCACTTCTTGCTGTACTGCTTCGACCTGTTGCTCACGATTTACGAGGAAGCTTATTCCGACCCCGACCTCGGCCCAGCGCTCAAAAAGGACTACCCAACGCTCGATGCCCTCAAGCGAGATGTTCCCCGGCTGATCCTCGCCTACAATCTGCACGGCATTGATATTGACTTACGGGCCAGCCAAATTGCGGCCCTCGCCTTGTGGCTGCGTTGCCAGCGGGCCTATCAAGAGATGGGGCTGAAGAAGGATCGCCCTAAGATCACCCGGTCGAACTTTGTTTGTGCCGAACCAATGCCGGGTGAAGAGCCGATGCGCAAGGAGTTCGTTGACCAGCTTGAGCCAAAAGTCCTCGGCCAGGTGGTGGAGGTCGTCTTTGACAAGATGAAGCTGGCGGGGGAAGCTGGTTCGCTGCTCAAAATCGAGGAGGAGATTCGGGATGCCGTGGCCGCTGCCAAGAAGCAGTATGTCAGAGAGACGACCCAAGCCACGGATCGCAAAGGCCAGCCACTTCTGTTTACTCAGGTGGCAATGGATCGCATCACCGGGAAGCCCGATCAACCCTCCCTCTTTGATCTCTCCGACATCACGGACAACCAGTTCTTCGAGCAGGCGGAAGGGCGAGTGATCGAAGCACTGCGTTTCTATGCGGAGAAGGCTCAGAATGGTCAACGTCTGCAACGGCGGCTTTTTACCGAAGACGCTGTTCGAGGGTTTTCCTTCGTAGACCTTTGCCGAAACCGTTATGACGTAGTGCTGATGAATCCGCCATTTGGAGAATGCTCTCAACTTACCGCTTCTATCCTTGCTTCATATTACCCGGACTGGAACACCAACCTGCTGTGCGCATTTGTTGCTCGTGCATGGGCAATCACGTGCGGCAACGGATCGGTTGGGGTAATTTATGACAGAACCGCCGCCATTAAAAGCACCTATGAAGATTTTCGCCGGTGTTCACTCTTGCCCGATAATCGCCTTTTGGCAGTTGCTGATCTTGGCTGGGGCGTGCTAGATGCGAATGTGGAAGTCACGACCGCTGTACTGCATCGTTCCACGTCCGATCCATCGTGTTTTGTTGACGCAAGGGCCGTAGGTGTTGAGGAGAAAGGCGGCTTCATTGAGCAGTCTCTTAAGTCAGCCAGCGATGTCCCCACTTCTACATGGGTTCGACCCAAGACCTTCCTGCACTTGCCTAATGCCGTGTTGGCTTATGATTTCCCTGAATATCTACGCCGGGCCTTTACGGCATATTCATCATTGGAGAAATCGGGAATCACTGCAGCTCAAGGACACGCACTGAAATCAGAAGTCCACTACCGAGCGTTCTGGGAGGTCAGTCCTCTTGAGCCAATTGGCCCAAACCGTCGATGGATCGGTGCATTTAAGGGCGGTGATTACAGCCCATTCTTCCTGAAGACGCATCACATTGCGCTATACGGGCGAGACGGATCGCTAGTACCGAAAAGCACTGCAAATGTCTTGCGCAACAAATCGTTGCACACACTGCCCGGAATCGCTTATGGCAAGCGAGGAGAATACCTCGACTCGCAAGTGTTGCTGGCTGGACAAATCTTTACACACGAAGGACATGCCTTCCCTAATCTGGGACGCCATGTTGCATGGGCTGCGCTCTGCCTGATGAACTCCCGGCTATTTCAGCATGGGGTCAATTGCTATTGTGGACAGCACAAGCACTCAGGTTATGTGAATCTCTTTCCATTCGCTCCGGCCTTGCTCAAGTCTGGCGATGAACTGTCGCACCTTGCGAAGCGAATTTACAGCCTGAAAGAAATGTGGGCTAGAGGAGACGAGACGCACTTTCTCTTCGTCGCGCCGCACGTCATGCTTTGTGAGCGAACCGACTCTTTCGCCAAGTCAGTCAACAGCATCTTCAATCAATTGGAGGCGTGGGACACAGAGATTCAGGCTGCAGATGCTCGGATAGAAGAGATCGTCTCAGACGCCTACAAGGTCACAGATTCTGACGTGCGAGAACTTGTAGCACGAACGGCAAATCGCCCGGTGGATAGGACTGCTTATGACACGTCGATCAGGTCACTGAAAGAGATGGGCATGAGGTTGTCCCTTGAGATGACTTCCTATTGCGTTGGAATCGTGTATGGGAGATGGGATGTCCGTTTCGCCATTGGTAGTAAAGTCGCTTGCGTTCCTGAGCCATTTGGGGAGCTTCCTCAACATCCGTTAGCAACGCTTTTGGAAGTGAACGAAGTAGGAACAGGTGGCGACTATCCAATTGCTGTGTGTACCAGCGGCATTCTTGTAGACGACCCAGAATCTGACAACGACATCGTGACCGCTATCCAGCGGTGCCTAGACGTACTCTTCGATAAAGGGTCAGAAAACGCACTGGAAGAGATGACGCAGCGATTGGGGACTGACAGCCTCAGAGACTACTTGCGAAAAGCGCCCACGGGTGGATTCTGGCAGGCTCATGTAGACACATATTCACAAAGTAGCCGCAAGGCGCCGATCTACTGGCTACTGCAATCCTCGAAGAAGAACTACGCCATTTGGCTCTACTACCACCGGCTCGACAAAGACCTGCTGTTCAAGGCGCTGGTGAACTACGTCGAGCCGAAGATTCGCTTGGAAACCAGCCGCCTCGAATCGCTCCAGTCCCAGAAGGCCGCAGCGGGTGACAGCGGCAAAGAGGCCAAGCGACTTGCGAAAGAAGTCGAAAAGCAGGAAGACTTCCTCTCCGAACTGCAAGACTTCGAGGACAAACTACGGAGGGCGGCGAACCTGCATCTCGAACCTGACCTCAACGATGGCGTCGTCCTGAACATTGCCCCACTTCACGAACTTGTGCCGTGGAAAGAAGCCAAGAAATACTGGGATGAATTAATGGCAGGCAAATACGAGTGGTCATCCATCGGCAAGCAACTGCGGGAAAAAGGATTAGTGGAAGGCTAG
- a CDS encoding helix-turn-helix domain-containing protein encodes MKNRKPPSKNEVIRWLKDDQLSLPPLSFKLREVKPTYLSGQGWDFEIETRWDDQIVSFAVGYKPLFTPKAFYAALILCRIGMSKLPKNCYPLVMLPFLSASHLEELEASGISGVDWCGNGVVIVPNKFCVFRSGASNQFATSSPIKNIYRKNTSMVARVFLVLPKFNDLNAIEAEVNRRDVLAQFAGKTPVRMGTISKALKQLEEDLIIERGQNTRLLQADKLLDLLQQNYEPPKSQPIRLKVDCAFDQLPQLISAKVEMKAGPWVATGLSSVSRYASMQREEILSLYCPDARRIQSLLNGRETDRFPNVKLIETTDQPLYFDARPKDGFYWASPVQTWLELMHGDKRDRETADQVRSYILRHTRESQ; translated from the coding sequence ATGAAAAATAGGAAACCACCCTCTAAGAATGAAGTCATACGCTGGCTGAAAGACGACCAGCTTAGCCTACCCCCGCTTAGTTTTAAACTTCGGGAAGTGAAGCCAACATACTTGAGCGGTCAGGGGTGGGACTTTGAGATTGAGACTCGATGGGATGATCAAATTGTCAGCTTCGCTGTAGGGTACAAGCCCCTGTTCACTCCCAAGGCTTTTTACGCAGCCCTTATTCTATGCCGCATCGGTATGTCAAAGCTTCCCAAAAATTGCTATCCGCTTGTCATGCTGCCTTTCTTAAGCGCATCACACCTTGAGGAACTAGAAGCCAGTGGAATCAGTGGTGTGGATTGGTGCGGGAACGGCGTGGTGATCGTGCCGAACAAATTCTGCGTCTTTCGCAGCGGTGCCTCGAATCAGTTTGCCACCTCGTCACCAATCAAAAACATCTACCGTAAGAACACATCAATGGTGGCCCGAGTGTTTTTGGTGCTGCCTAAATTTAACGATCTCAATGCTATCGAGGCTGAAGTAAATCGTCGTGATGTTTTAGCTCAGTTTGCCGGGAAAACCCCAGTGAGGATGGGAACCATTTCCAAAGCCCTCAAACAACTTGAAGAGGACTTGATCATTGAGCGCGGACAAAATACCCGACTCCTTCAAGCCGATAAGTTACTTGACCTGCTCCAACAAAACTACGAACCGCCAAAATCTCAGCCGATACGCCTCAAGGTTGACTGTGCATTTGACCAGTTACCGCAATTAATCAGTGCAAAAGTCGAAATGAAAGCAGGGCCATGGGTCGCGACTGGTCTGTCGTCAGTCTCCCGCTATGCGTCAATGCAGCGAGAGGAAATCCTGAGCCTTTACTGTCCAGACGCAAGGCGTATCCAATCCCTCTTGAATGGTCGAGAAACTGACCGCTTTCCCAACGTGAAGCTCATTGAAACCACTGATCAACCACTGTACTTCGATGCCCGTCCAAAGGATGGATTCTATTGGGCATCACCTGTGCAAACTTGGTTGGAATTGATGCATGGGGACAAACGGGATCGCGAGACTGCCGATCAAGTTAGAAGTTACATTCTCCGCCATACCCGGGAGAGTCAATGA